Genomic window (Drosophila ananassae strain 14024-0371.13 chromosome 3L, ASM1763931v2, whole genome shotgun sequence):
GGCCAAATATGTGTGCAAAAAAGgcaaatatatttcatttatGGAATGTTTCGCGCAACTTTTTTCTTAAATGAAATTTTACATTTAACATGACCAATTAATGTGCGGCAAAGCCGCAAATAAAACCGCTTAATTACGTGACACGGCCAAAAGGCAGACAGCCTGGCAGCATGGCAGCCAAGCTGCCGGACCAGGCCCGgggatggggaggaaaaatttGCATGACACGCATCgaaatgaaataataatatggttaataaagccagcCGCATCTGATTCATTCACTAGCCGCCGACACCACGCCACAGCTCAGCCGCTCACCCACCGATTCCCGGCCAGAAATCGCGAGCCCAGGATCCGGCTCCAGGCCAATTATCGCACTTATTTCGCTgctaattaaaatgcaattattTGCTTTAAACAATATAATCCCACTGACTGGCGTTTCGATTTATTTGCGCACCGGACAGGTCTCCCCCAGCTTATTTACCTCAAAAAGTTGTTTAATTAGAAACAGTCTAAAGGATTTACTTAAAGGATCTCATCATAGTTGTGCGATGAACGCTTAGCGTTCCGTGACTAGCTGAATGACTAGCTTGTGTCTTACAAATGTGTGTTTCATCTGTTACTAAATCTAAATCACAGTATCCAGGACTCCGGCAGGTATCACGGATCCACATCCTGCTCCGTGGGCCCATCCTCGTCGTCCTCGGCGGTGATGTGAAGACGTGGAGCTGCGAAGCTGTTGCGCGGCGGATGGCTCTGCCTGTGCCGCGGACTCGTCTCCGGCGGAGCTGCGGTGATGGCGACCGGTGATGGGGCCGCCGTCTCCACATACTGGCCCCCGTTGGCGGCCACATTGCGGCCCGCTTCCTCCACGAAGTCTGTGATGATTTGCCACAGTGGCAGACGATCGGCCACGCCGCGGGCACGAGCTTGTAACAGGGCCGCGGTGGTGATCAGGGTGAAGTTCAGGATGCCGGCGTTGAAGATGTGCAGCCAGGCGTTGATCTGGAGCTGGCTGTCGGCCGAGCCGTCGCTCGGAGGAGGCACGGGGAAGGGCAGTGGCAcgggcagcggcagcggcacaGGTGCGATCTGGTTCTGTAGAGTTGGAAGTGGACGCGGCACAGGGTGACCGTTGATGGAGCGCTTCTGGGGCGGCTTCAGTGATGGCGAAGTAGCCACGGATACAGAGGAGCCGTTCGAGGTGGCGCTGGGTTGGGTGTTGCTGATCTGGGGCTTGGCCATGGCCATGGCCAGGATCGAGGGATAGTTGCTGGCACCTACCGACCATCGAATGAGTTAAAAGGAGAGAAGCCAATAGAGTGGCACAGTAACCTACCTTGCTGGACGGCCGCCTCGCGGGCAATCCGCTGCTCGGCCCGCTTCACCCAGCCCCGGACGGTGGACTCCGGGACGCCCAGCTCGCGGGAGATGCCGGCCTTGGTCTCGCCGCCCCGAATACGGGCTATGGCCCGCTCCTTGTCGTCCAGGGAGACTTGCACCCTCGGCCGCTTGCCACGTGGCACTCCGAACCTTTCCATAGTCGGTCGAGTCGCGACGAAGAAAGCACGAGAAGAGAGGAAAACGGACAACGGAAGAGAGGTGAAGAACTTTCGACTGCTTTCGGGAGGTCTACAATCTACGGATTTTCACAATTTCACTCGCGTCGCCTTATGCCGGACGGTCTGATTTGCTCGACACACTGTTTTTGACAGCGCCTCGGTTCGAAGGGTTCGGCTCGGGGTTCAGGGCCAGCTGACATTTAAAGCGGCGATGTCATCGGCATCTCCGTTTTCTTCGCGTTCGCCGCATGCCTCTTTCCCCAGCTTTCTACCCACTTTCTTCCGCTCTTCCCGGCCTCTTTTGGGCCGTATTTCGGGACGGAGCCTTGCTGCAGAGCGGCAGGGATGCATTGGCCCCGGACTGCCAACTCGACGGAATGAACAGCCTGCCCATCGAAATCCCAGGCTTTcacttttcacttttattcATCATCGTGTTTATTTTCGTACttttatttatacatttaaTTCTGACGTACACTAAAATACAATGTATGTGTCCTAATTTCCGTTTTCTTTTCGATTTGTGGGTATCTGACTTGAAATACGATCTGGGATAGCCGAACTCGGGGCTCTACTCGGGTACCTCCAAGGGCGGAGCGCTCTCCGGGAAGGGGTCACAAAGTTGGGGGCGGGGATGGAGGAACTAAGAATCACTCCCGTAAGGATCTGCTGGGTCCTTGGGGGTCTGCTTCTATACTGACTTACGTTCTACGAGCCCCTGCAAGGGGGCTGCAATTTACAATTTATCCTGGGGCCTGCTCGAGGGGTTAGGCTACCCTCGCTCCAAAAGTCCTGCCACAATTTGTCGCATGTCGGGGAGTTCCGTTCAGTTAAGGTCTAGGTAAAACTATGTGCAAAAAATATACCCTATATGTATATCGTACATTATATACACAAGATGTGTCTGTGTACGCGTATATGCCTGGATTTGCTTGACAATTTGCCAATAATAGTACAATGTATCGTATTGTAGTTTATCAATAATATTAACTAATAAAACCGCCAACAATTTCTTTATCATTATTACTCCTATTACTGTGAATTGAATGTGTATTTTTGTatatggtttttggtttttggttttggtttctgGATTTGGTTTTACCCTCGACCACCGTCCTGTCTACCTGTCTACCTTAATTAAAATCTAGTTTCTTTATGCCTTTTTAAAGTATTCCTTTTTCATTTCAACAATTATCACGTGACAATTTAtgctttaattaatttatgcaGGGcagttttaatttctttctttgtgtttcgtgtttttttcgatttgtttttcaaactctatatgttttttgtagtttttatcGTACAACTGTTCTCAATTAATATTCATTAGCTGTCACGTAGAGCAAAAGTTATAGACTCAACCGGGCAGAGCTACTTACATAGTTATAGGGATATTAAGGATATCGAACTCTCAATGGGGGAAAGGGAATAGTTCCTAGCGAGGGGGGCTAGAAGGAGGACTGTTGCTAAGCCTGGCAGTGCATCGTGGGAGAACTAGTTTCAAACTGAAGAGAATCCTTGGGATGATGAtgccaaaatcaaaatttctTACAGACGCTCCTCTCTCTAGTAGTCCTCCTCCAGGTGGTGCCTGCCCTGGTGGCTGGGCGACCTCCGGCACATCCGCCGCAAGATGGCGAAGAGCAGGGCGAACATGAGACACAGGCCCACGGTGATCAGAGCCAGCTTGCCGTACGGCAGCTCGCTGAGGTCCCTCCGCAGGCAGATCTCCGGCGACTCGTCGTGCAGCACCAGCTGCCGGTACTCCCCGGCGTGGTGCAGGAGCCCCAGCTGCTCCAGGTTCCACTCGATGTGCCGGGTGAGTTGCGCCAGCGTCGAGGTGTGCGTCACGTTCGGGCAGTTGGCGACTCCGTTGCAGAGCAGGTGCCGGGGGATGCAGACCCCGGTGTCGCCGGGGCAGCGGAAGTCGCAGCCCCCGTCCTGGAGCAGAGAGGCGGCAAGGCTGCCATCGGGGTTGCGCGGCAGATGGAAGAGCTCCGTCCACACCAGCCGGAAGATGTTGCGGCCCGGCTGGCCGTCTCCGGTGTACTGGATGAGTACGGGCAGGG
Coding sequences:
- the LOC6494468 gene encoding uncharacterized protein LOC6494468; translation: MERFGVPRGKRPRVQVSLDDKERAIARIRGGETKAGISRELGVPESTVRGWVKRAEQRIAREAAVQQGASNYPSILAMAMAKPQISNTQPSATSNGSSVSVATSPSLKPPQKRSINGHPVPRPLPTLQNQIAPVPLPLPVPLPFPVPPPSDGSADSQLQINAWLHIFNAGILNFTLITTAALLQARARGVADRLPLWQIITDFVEEAGRNVAANGGQYVETAAPSPVAITAAPPETSPRHRQSHPPRNSFAAPRLHITAEDDEDGPTEQDVDP